The genomic interval GTTTTCAGATTTGGCGAAGCAGATGGTGAAGAGTATGGCATCTGTATCAAAGCTGAAACCCATAATTCTCCGTCTGGTCTTGACCCATATGGTGGAGCTATGACTGGAACTGGTGGTGTACTTAGAGATATTTCTGGTACAGGAAAAGGTGCCAAAAACATCAGTTCAATCGATATTTTCTGTTTAGGAAATCCAGATATAAGTTATGACGAAGTTATGCCTGGTTGCTTACATCCAAGGAGAATTTTGAATGGAGTTATAGAAGGTGTAAGAGATTATGGTAACAGAATGGGCATTCCAACAAATAATGGTTCATTCCACTTCCATAAAGATTTTGGTCCAAAGCCCACTGTACTTGTGGGAGCAGATGGTATTATTCCTGTTAAATACGCCAAAAAAGGAAAAGCAGAGACGGGTGATTATGTTGTAACTTTTGGTGGAAAAACAGGTAAAGATGGTATTCATGGTGCTACATTCTCATCTGCTGAAATGACAGAAAAAACTTCTAAGTTAAACTCTGGTGCTGTTCAGATTGGTAATGCTATTGAAGAGAAAAGAACATTTGATTGTTTAATAAAAATTAGAGATGAAGAGCTTATAACTGCTATGACAGATTGTGGAGCAGGTGGATATTCATCATCTGTTGGTGAAATGGGAGAAAAAACTGGTGTAAAAGTTTGGCTTGATAAAATTCCGCTTAAATACCCCGGTTTAAAACCATACGAAAAATGGATTAGTGAATCACAGGAGAGAATGGTAGCTGCTATTAAACCTGAAAATATGCCAAAAGTTGCAGAGTATTGTAAAAAGTACAATGTTGAATACGCTGTAATTGGCGAATTTACTGAAACTAAACACCTTGAAATATACGATAATAATGAGCTTGTTTGTAATCTTGACATGGAGTTCTTGCATGATGGTCAACCTCTAGAAACTATTGAAGCAAAATCCTACACCAGAAAAGGTTTAAAAGATGCAGAGTATTATGAAGAAGAAGTAAATTATGAAGCAGCTTTAAAAGATATTATTTCTCACTTAAATGTTTGTTCTAAAGAACCAGTAATTAGACAATACGATCATGGCGTTCAGGGTACGACGGTTGATGGTCCTTTATGTGGGCAGAAAAATGATGGTCCTACAGGTGGAGCTATTTTAAAACCTCTTCATAATAGCGATAAAGCTCTGATTCTTGGTCATGGTTTAAATCCAGTTCTGAATAGAATTGATAGTATCAATGGTCCATTGTGGTCATTTTACGAATCCATGAGTAATATTATTGCCCTAGGTGCTGACCCAGACAGAATTTTCATGATTGAAAATTATATTTGGCCAAAACCTACTCCTGAAAACACTGCCGATCTATACGATTGTGTAACTGCAGTAACTGAAGCTGCAAAATTTTTCAGAACACCAATTATTTCCGGTAAAGATTCACTTTCATCAACTTATAAAAATAAAGATGTAGTAATTGAAGTTCCTCCAGTAATTTGTATGTCAGCAAGAGGTGTTTCTGATGACTATAGAAAAACCATCTCTCCTGATTTTAAAAAAGCTGGTAATCCAATTCTTCTTATTGGGGATTATTCTGATGCTGAATTGGGTGGATCAATCTTTTTTGATTGTCTTGGACAATTGGGTACTAAAGTTCCCACTGTATCAATGCCTAAAGCTAAAGAGATCTACAGCTTAATTTACAAATCCATTCAAAATGGTGATATAATTTCATGTTCTGATGTAAGTGAAGGTGGTATGTTAACTGCTGCTTGCGAAATGGCAATTGGTGGTAAAAAAGGTATTTCACTATACGTAAACAGTCCTGTTAAAACTTTGTTTGCTGAAGTTCCAGCTGCTTTTGTTGCAGAAGTATCATCACTTGAAGCTGCTGACAGGCTTTTGGAAACTGGACTGGCTGTTCAGATTGGTACAGTTATCAATACTCCAAAATGTGAAGTTAAAACTGGTGTTACAACACTTATAAATATTGACATGGATACAATTGAAGAGTGGTGGAAAGAACCTTTTAAAAAATATTTTAAATAAATTGCGATAGAGGAATTAATGGACAAAAAGAAAACTGAAAGCTCAATGGATAAGATTGTATCTCTTGCAAAAAGAAGAGGTTTTGTTTATCCAGGTTCTGAGATATATGGTGGTTTGGCGAATACCTGGGATTACGGTCCTTTAGGTGTTGAGCTAAAGAATAATGTTAAAAGAGCATGGTGGAGAAAATTTGTAACTGAGAGACTTGATGTAGTTGGTCTTGACAGTGCTATTCTTATGAATCCAAAAACTTGGGAGGCCAGTGGACACATTGGTAATTTTTCTGATCCTCTGATGGATTGCAAAAAGTGTAAATCAAGATTCCGTGGTGATCAGCTTATTGAAGAAAAATTTGGAGAAGGTTCAGCGGCAGGACTTGATCTTGATCAAATTTTTGATAAAATAGTAGATAATAAAATCATTTGTCCAGAGTGTGGTGCTTTAGATTACACAAAACCAAGAGCTTTCAACCTTATGTTCAAAACAGAGCAGGGAGTTGTGGAAGGTCAGGGGGCTGAAATTTTCTTAAGACCTGAAACTGCTCAGGGTATTTTTGTTAATTTCAAAAATATTCAGACTACTTCCAGAAAAAAAGTTCCTTTTGGTGTAGCTCAGGTTGGTAAATCATTTAGAAATGAGATTACTCCTGGTAATTTTACCTTCAGAACTAGAGAGTTTGAACAGATGGAAATGGAATTTTTCTGTAAACCAGGAACTGAAATGGAATGGTTTGGTTATTGGAAAAATTTCTGTCTGAATTGGCTATCATCACTAGGTATGAAACCTGAAAACGTAAAGTATAGAGATCATGAGGCTAAAGAGCTTTCACACTATTCAAATGCCACAACTGACGTAGAATTTCTATTCCCGTTTGGTTGGGGTGAATTATGGGGAATCGCTTCCAGAACAGATTTTGACCTTAAACGTCATATTGAGGTTTCTGGAAAAGATCTTTCATACTTTGATGAAGCTCAAAAAGAGAAATATGTTCCTTATGTAATAGAACCGTCGCTTGGTGCTGACAGGGTTGTACTTGCTTTCCTTTGTAATGCTTATGAAGAAGAAGAAGTTAGTGAAGGTGATGTTAGAACAGTTTTAAAACTTCATCCAGTACTTGCTCCTGTAAAAGCTGCAGTACTTCCATTGACTAAAAAACTTGATGAGCAAGCTATGGAAGTTCATAGAATGTTAGTTTCAGAACTTGACGGAATTATCGACTATGATTCTCAGGCAAGTATAGGTAAGCGTTACAGAAGATACGATGAAATTGGTACACCATTCTGTATCACATTTGACTTCGATTCATTAGAAGATAAAGCCGTAACAATCAGACATAGAGATTCAATGGCTCAGGAGAGGGTCAAGATTGATGAACTGGTTTCATATTTGAGATCAGCTTTAAAATTCTAATAATATGGAACAGCTATGTCTGTTCCTTTTCATTTGTAGCTAATCGTTCATTGATTCTAAAACTAATTCAAATATGAGTTAAAAACGGTATAAAGAAATTATTGTAATAATGCTAGAGAATAATTAAGTTAACAAAACTTTATAATAAATTGGGAGTAATAATGATCGCTAAAGAATTGATAAACCCTTCTTCCATTGTTGTTGTTGGAGGTTCCAATGACACTACAAAACCAGGTGGAAAGGTATTGTTAAATCTTAAAAATTCAGGCTTTAAAGGTGAAATTTACATAATTAACCCTAAAGAGGATGAGGTTCAAGGGTTAAAATGTTACAAATCTGTTGAAGAATTACCAAATGTAGATACAGCTATAATCTCAATTCCTGCAAAACTAATCCCAGGAACAGTTGACGTTTTGGCTAACAAAAAAAATTGTAAAGGATATATCGTTCTTGCTGGAGGATTTAGTGAGACTTCCCATGAAGGAAAAATCCTTGAAGATAAAATGGTTGAGATAATAAATAGTGTTGATGGTTCATTGATAGGTCCAAATTGTATTGGTCTTTTAACTCCATACTACAATGGAACATTTACTGAACCAGCTCCTGAACTTGACAAATTTGGATGTGATTTTGCATCCGGTTCTGGTGCAACAGCAGTATTCATCCTTGAGTCAGCTATACCAAATGGTTTAAAATTCGCAAGTATCTATTCAGTTGGAAACTCACCACAAATTGGCGTTGAAGAAGTTGTTAAATATTGGGATGAGACTTTTGATCCAGAAACTTCATCAAAAGTTAAGCTACTTTACGTTGAAAATATTGATAAGCCAGAAATGCTTCTAAAACATGCTAAATCTCTTGTGGAAAAAGGTTGTAAAATTGCAGCAGTAAAATCAGGTTCGTCAGAAGCTGGTAGTCGTGCAGCTTCATCACATACAGGAGCTTTGGCAAGTCCTGATAAAGCAGTTGACGCTCTTTTTAGAAAAGCTGGAATTATCAGATGCTATGGAAGACAGGATTTAGCCAGTGTAGCATCCGTTTTCATGCACAAAGAGTTAACTGGTAA from Candidatus Delongbacteria bacterium carries:
- a CDS encoding phosphoribosylformylglycinamidine synthase; protein product: MSSLNKISVIVKTGNPKAVSIRKSIEAFLNIEITDLRIVKNFYIQGGDPETIAKDFVSCPVTEEYRINDNFFSEYGTVMEIGYQPGVMNPEAETLKEVLHNMNEFEDLMITHVYCIKEKLDEKERTLVRDKILMNHQIENEITEPVQSIGVKLTTSKAEIIKIREMNDKELMDLSSYTLFLTLEEMHAIKNYFIKLERDPFDVELETLAQTWSEHCGHKTFKAKVIYDGVEKPSMFSLVKDSEKAINHPDIISKFSDNSGVFRFGEADGEEYGICIKAETHNSPSGLDPYGGAMTGTGGVLRDISGTGKGAKNISSIDIFCLGNPDISYDEVMPGCLHPRRILNGVIEGVRDYGNRMGIPTNNGSFHFHKDFGPKPTVLVGADGIIPVKYAKKGKAETGDYVVTFGGKTGKDGIHGATFSSAEMTEKTSKLNSGAVQIGNAIEEKRTFDCLIKIRDEELITAMTDCGAGGYSSSVGEMGEKTGVKVWLDKIPLKYPGLKPYEKWISESQERMVAAIKPENMPKVAEYCKKYNVEYAVIGEFTETKHLEIYDNNELVCNLDMEFLHDGQPLETIEAKSYTRKGLKDAEYYEEEVNYEAALKDIISHLNVCSKEPVIRQYDHGVQGTTVDGPLCGQKNDGPTGGAILKPLHNSDKALILGHGLNPVLNRIDSINGPLWSFYESMSNIIALGADPDRIFMIENYIWPKPTPENTADLYDCVTAVTEAAKFFRTPIISGKDSLSSTYKNKDVVIEVPPVICMSARGVSDDYRKTISPDFKKAGNPILLIGDYSDAELGGSIFFDCLGQLGTKVPTVSMPKAKEIYSLIYKSIQNGDIISCSDVSEGGMLTAACEMAIGGKKGISLYVNSPVKTLFAEVPAAFVAEVSSLEAADRLLETGLAVQIGTVINTPKCEVKTGVTTLINIDMDTIEEWWKEPFKKYFK
- a CDS encoding glycine--tRNA ligase gives rise to the protein MDKKKTESSMDKIVSLAKRRGFVYPGSEIYGGLANTWDYGPLGVELKNNVKRAWWRKFVTERLDVVGLDSAILMNPKTWEASGHIGNFSDPLMDCKKCKSRFRGDQLIEEKFGEGSAAGLDLDQIFDKIVDNKIICPECGALDYTKPRAFNLMFKTEQGVVEGQGAEIFLRPETAQGIFVNFKNIQTTSRKKVPFGVAQVGKSFRNEITPGNFTFRTREFEQMEMEFFCKPGTEMEWFGYWKNFCLNWLSSLGMKPENVKYRDHEAKELSHYSNATTDVEFLFPFGWGELWGIASRTDFDLKRHIEVSGKDLSYFDEAQKEKYVPYVIEPSLGADRVVLAFLCNAYEEEEVSEGDVRTVLKLHPVLAPVKAAVLPLTKKLDEQAMEVHRMLVSELDGIIDYDSQASIGKRYRRYDEIGTPFCITFDFDSLEDKAVTIRHRDSMAQERVKIDELVSYLRSALKF